The Oryzihumus leptocrescens sequence GCCATCGGCGATGACCTCGGACAGGGAGCCCTGGGCGTACTTGAGGCGGTTCTTGACGGCCGCACGCTCCCGGCGTGCCTTGGCGGCCTTCTCGAGGGCCTCGGCGCGTTGTTCCGGCGTGAGCGGGGGAAGGGCCACGTCAGTCTCCTCGGGGGGTGGTTTCGGATGTCCATGACAGCTGCCACAACCGGCTCGGGCCGGGCGGCAACGGGTGGTCAGGAACCTAGCGAAGCGGCCCATGACCTGCAACGAGGGGGTGTGTGCCCCGCCCGCGGGCCCATCAGGTAATGGGCCCGCGGGCGGTGCGAGACACCTCACGCCGGCGCGGCTCAGCCGCGCAGGTCGCCGGCCAGCCGGTCGGCCGTATCGCGCGCCGCCGCGGCCAGTGCCGCGACGTCCGGACCGGCCCCGAGGACCTCGCGGCTGCTGCTGGCCAGGACATTGCCCAGCGCCTCGCCGAACACGGCCCGCAGGCTCTCGGCGGTGCCGCCCTGGGCGCCCACGCCGGGCGCCAGGAGTGGGGCGTTGGCCGCCGCGAGGTCGAGGGCGAGCTCCTGCACGGCCGTGCCCACGGTGGCGCCGACGACCATGCCGACGCTGCCCAGCGGGCGGGCTCCGGCGTTGTCCGCGGTGACCCCGTCGACGACCCGGCCGGCGACGCTGCGCCGGTCGAGCATGGCGTGCTGCACGCTCGCGCCCTCGGGGTTGGAGGTCAGCGCCAGGACGAACACGCCGCGGCCCGTGGCGGCCGCCTGGTCCAGGGCCGGGCGCAGCGACTCGTAGCCCAGGAACGGGCTCAGCGTCACGGCGTCGGCCCGCAGCGGGCTGTCCTCGCCGAGGTAGGCCTGGGCGTAGGCGGCCATGGTCGAGCCGATGTCACCCCGCTTGGCGTCGAGCAGCGACAGCGTCCCGGCCTCGCGCAGGTCGGCCAGGGTGCGCTCCAGCACCGCGACGCCCGCCGAGCCGAACCGCTCGAAGAACGCCGACTGCGGCTTGACGCAGGCCACCCGACCGGCGAACGCCTCGACGCACGTGGCCGCGAAGCGCTCCAGCCCGGCGACGGTGGAGGGCAGGCCCCAGGCGGCGAGCAGGGCGTCGTGCGGGTCGATCCCCACGCACAGCGGCCCGTGGTCGTCCATCGCGGCACGCAGGCGCGCCCCGAAGGGTGTCGCCCCCGGAGCGCGCCCGGGAGCGCCCGGCACCAGCCGGGACGCGGCGAGGTCGGCGGCCACCTCGGCGGCCGCCTCCGCTCCCCCGCCGGAGATCATGCGCGCGTCCCGCGGCCGTAGAGGTCCAGGTCGCGGGCGTGGTCCTGCAGCGACTTGACCCGCACCGGCCCGGCCATCTGGGCCTCGATGCCCTGCACCGCCGCGGCCAGCTGCTGCACCGTGGTGATGATCGGGCGGTCCATGCTCGTCGTCGCCGCGCGGATCGCGTAGCCGTCGGCCCGGGCGTCCCGGCCCGAGGGGGTGTTGACCACCATGCCCACCTCGCCGGCCAGGATCCGGTCGACGATGGTCGGCTCACCGTCGGCGCCCTGCCCCTGGCTGTGCTTGCGCACGACCTCGGCGTGGATCCCGTTGCGGCGCAACACATCTGCCGTGCCCGCGGTGGCGATGAGGTCAAACCCGAGGTCGGCGAGGCGCTTGACGGGGAAGATCATGCCCCGCTTGTCGCGGTTGGCCACGGAGACGAAGATCGTGCCCTTGCGCGGCAGGCCGCTGATCGAGCCGAGCTGGCTCTTGGCGAACGCCGCACCGAAGTCGGCGTCGATGCCCATGACCTCACCGGTGGAGCGCATCTCCGGCCCGAGCAGGCTGTCGACGACCTGGCCCTCACGGGTGCGGAACCGCTTGAACGGCAGCACCGCCTCCTTGACCGCCATCGGCGCGTGGGCCGGCATCCGGCCACCGTCGCCCTCCGGCGGGAGCATCCCCTCGGCGCGCAGCTCGGCGATCGAGGCACCCAGCATGACCCGGGCCGCGGCCCGCGCCAGCGGGACGCCGGTGGCCTTGGCCACGAACGGCACCGTGCGGCT is a genomic window containing:
- the pyrF gene encoding orotidine-5'-phosphate decarboxylase; protein product: MISGGGAEAAAEVAADLAASRLVPGAPGRAPGATPFGARLRAAMDDHGPLCVGIDPHDALLAAWGLPSTVAGLERFAATCVEAFAGRVACVKPQSAFFERFGSAGVAVLERTLADLREAGTLSLLDAKRGDIGSTMAAYAQAYLGEDSPLRADAVTLSPFLGYESLRPALDQAAATGRGVFVLALTSNPEGASVQHAMLDRRSVAGRVVDGVTADNAGARPLGSVGMVVGATVGTAVQELALDLAAANAPLLAPGVGAQGGTAESLRAVFGEALGNVLASSSREVLGAGPDVAALAAAARDTADRLAGDLRG